One part of the Candidatus Binatia bacterium genome encodes these proteins:
- a CDS encoding acyl-CoA dehydrogenase family protein: MDYCDYDPSITDEQRDMRDAARTFAKDVLRPAGIALDRLPSDAVVAPGSALYGVLRQAADLGYTRLRAPAMVGGLGVSAETSYLVYEELAWGNLGLAAVIFLAATHADVALLSGNSDVIQEFALPFYACTDGSIRGCWAITEPDHGSDWLCNMRPEMRIKARAQLQARADGDHWILNGQKAAWVSNAPLATHAMLNVQLDPAGGLGMSGVCLLPLNLPGVSRGRALDKHGARTLPQGELFFEDVRIPRHWMVVQPDTYASYMQNHLAGFNAGVGCVATGLARAAYECALAYTKERVQGGRPIFEHQSVRARLFRMFSLLQATRSLSRDAYLSAVTAITSGQAARLEYSIGSKVFCTQAALEVATLAVQLLGGNGLTKEYPAEMFLRDATALTIADGENNLLAQVGASLL; the protein is encoded by the coding sequence ATGGACTACTGCGATTACGATCCGTCGATCACCGACGAGCAACGTGACATGCGCGACGCCGCTCGCACGTTCGCCAAAGACGTACTGCGGCCGGCAGGCATTGCGCTCGATCGGCTCCCGTCAGATGCGGTGGTCGCCCCCGGCTCCGCGCTCTACGGCGTGCTGCGCCAGGCGGCCGATCTCGGCTACACGCGCTTGCGCGCGCCGGCCATGGTCGGCGGTCTCGGCGTGTCGGCGGAGACGAGCTACCTGGTGTACGAGGAGCTGGCGTGGGGCAACCTCGGTTTGGCGGCGGTCATTTTCCTCGCGGCCACCCATGCCGACGTGGCGCTTCTGAGCGGCAACAGCGACGTGATTCAGGAGTTCGCGCTGCCGTTCTACGCCTGCACCGACGGCTCGATTCGCGGCTGCTGGGCCATCACCGAACCGGATCACGGCTCGGACTGGCTGTGCAACATGCGGCCGGAGATGCGCATCAAGGCCCGGGCGCAGCTGCAGGCGCGCGCCGACGGTGATCACTGGATCCTCAACGGACAGAAGGCGGCGTGGGTGTCGAACGCACCGCTGGCAACCCACGCGATGCTCAACGTGCAGCTCGATCCCGCAGGCGGGTTGGGCATGAGCGGCGTCTGTCTGCTGCCGCTCAATCTTCCCGGCGTCTCACGCGGCCGTGCGCTCGACAAACACGGCGCCCGCACGCTGCCGCAGGGCGAGCTGTTCTTCGAAGACGTGCGGATTCCCCGTCACTGGATGGTCGTGCAGCCGGACACCTACGCGAGCTACATGCAAAATCACCTTGCGGGCTTCAACGCGGGCGTCGGCTGTGTGGCGACGGGCCTGGCGCGGGCGGCATACGAGTGCGCCCTGGCCTACACCAAGGAGCGGGTGCAGGGCGGCCGGCCCATCTTCGAGCACCAGTCGGTGCGCGCGCGTCTGTTCCGCATGTTCTCGCTCCTGCAGGCGACACGCTCGCTCTCGCGCGACGCCTACCTGAGCGCCGTCACGGCGATCACCAGCGGCCAGGCGGCACGGCTCGAGTATTCCATCGGCTCGAAGGTGTTCTGCACCCAGGCGGCGCTCGAGGTCGCCACGCTCGCCGTCCAGCTCCTCGGCGGCAACGGCCTGACCAAGGAGTACCCGGCCGAGATGTTCCTCCGCGACGCCACGGCACTGACCATCGCCGACGGCGAGAACAACCTGCTGGCACAGGTCGGCGCGTCGCTGCTCTAG
- a CDS encoding nuclear transport factor 2 family protein, producing the protein MDDAISRRVQHLEDREHIRELQATYCFLVDDLRFDELVDQWFTEDARCDFRDANGAIAPFVSNGRAEIRAFFTQVVATLLHDMCHTVHNERIVIDGEAASGTCYFELTAKHPATGDAVVGAGRYVDRYRRVDGAWRCAERTAHILYMAPLAEGWVRRPLLRALTGE; encoded by the coding sequence ATGGACGACGCCATCAGCCGCCGCGTGCAACACCTCGAGGACCGCGAGCACATCCGCGAGCTGCAAGCGACCTACTGTTTCCTCGTCGACGACCTGCGATTCGACGAACTCGTGGATCAGTGGTTCACCGAGGACGCGCGTTGCGACTTTCGAGATGCGAACGGCGCCATCGCTCCGTTCGTCTCCAATGGCCGCGCCGAGATTCGCGCCTTCTTCACGCAGGTCGTGGCCACGTTGCTCCACGACATGTGTCACACGGTGCACAACGAGCGCATCGTGATCGACGGGGAGGCGGCGAGCGGAACGTGTTACTTCGAGCTGACCGCCAAGCATCCGGCGACTGGTGACGCGGTCGTGGGCGCGGGCCGCTACGTCGATCGCTATCGGCGGGTGGACGGCGCCTGGCGCTGCGCCGAGCGCACCGCGCACATCCTTTATATGGCCCCCTTGGCCGAGGGCTGGGTACGGCGCCCGCTCCTGCGGGCGCTGACCGGAGAGTGA
- a CDS encoding NAD(P)-dependent alcohol dehydrogenase — protein sequence MKAYRMTKWQTTPEFCDVDIREPGPGEVMVKVAGAGLCHSDLHVMEFPEGALPYSLPFTLGHENAGWVEEVGPGVDGLAPGDPVIVYSVWGCGRCAACRVGAENYCEKAPLFFGGGLGHDGGMASHMIVPAARFLCPLDGLDPRQAAPLTDAGLTTYHAVKRSLSLLCPGSTAVVIGAGGLGQMAIQILKALSPARVVAVDLAPEKLAAAKALGADAAVAADDRAAEHVRELTQGAGAELVLDIVGSDSTLQLAVSVARRLGHLTLVGIAGGTLPFSYLGIPTELSVASTFYGSIPELTEVMTLAQAGRIKTQVELFPLEQAPQVYQRLREGKIQGRAVVTPNG from the coding sequence GTGAAAGCGTATCGCATGACGAAATGGCAAACGACACCGGAGTTCTGTGACGTCGACATCCGCGAGCCTGGGCCCGGCGAGGTCATGGTGAAGGTCGCCGGCGCGGGCCTGTGCCACTCCGACTTGCACGTCATGGAGTTTCCCGAGGGCGCGTTGCCGTACTCGCTGCCGTTCACCCTCGGTCACGAGAACGCCGGGTGGGTCGAGGAAGTCGGCCCCGGCGTCGACGGCCTGGCCCCAGGCGACCCGGTGATCGTGTATAGTGTGTGGGGGTGCGGCCGCTGCGCCGCGTGCCGCGTCGGCGCCGAGAATTACTGCGAGAAGGCGCCGCTGTTTTTCGGCGGCGGCCTCGGACACGACGGCGGGATGGCCTCGCACATGATCGTGCCGGCGGCGCGGTTTCTGTGCCCGCTCGACGGGCTCGATCCGCGCCAGGCCGCGCCGCTGACGGACGCTGGCCTGACGACATATCATGCCGTCAAGCGCTCGCTGTCGCTGCTGTGCCCGGGATCGACCGCTGTGGTGATCGGGGCCGGCGGTCTGGGGCAGATGGCGATTCAGATCCTCAAGGCACTGTCGCCCGCTCGCGTGGTGGCGGTCGATCTGGCACCGGAGAAGCTCGCCGCGGCGAAAGCGCTCGGCGCCGATGCCGCCGTTGCCGCCGACGACCGCGCCGCCGAGCATGTCCGCGAACTCACCCAGGGCGCGGGCGCGGAGTTGGTGCTCGATATCGTCGGCTCCGACAGCACCCTCCAGCTCGCGGTCAGCGTGGCGCGACGTTTGGGCCATCTGACCCTCGTCGGAATTGCCGGCGGCACGCTGCCGTTCAGCTACCTCGGTATCCCCACCGAACTCTCCGTCGCATCCACATTTTACGGAAGCATCCCGGAGCTGACCGAAGTGATGACGTTGGCGCAGGCGGGACGGATCAAGACGCAAGTCGAGTTGTTCCCCCTGGAGCAGGCACCGCAAGTGTATCAGCGTCTGCGCGAGGGCAAGATCCAAGGCCGCGCCGTCGTCACACCGAATGGATAG
- a CDS encoding nitroreductase family protein, whose translation MSDLNLVTLRLDDPEEIEEEAGRRSKVIEVPEGADWNAVEQAMLRRRSIRKYKRAQVPAHLIRRMLEAGRYAPSQGNCQPWKFVVVRDAEMIQGMEDFCVAACKKLSRSLDYATYPAGSFKHFTTRAKAKLFNRLQPNMLHPVPMTAITAIAQGRFAVFHRAPTVILLLMDKRGIGTSEIDIGICGTNIVLAAQSLGLGTCWIGFSKFLNKSREWCARFGVESPYEISEAIAVGYPVGDPTRLIARDTQEITWFEGGKKDILY comes from the coding sequence ATGTCTGATCTGAACCTGGTAACCCTTCGGCTCGATGATCCGGAAGAGATCGAGGAAGAGGCCGGGCGTCGGTCCAAGGTGATCGAGGTGCCGGAAGGCGCCGACTGGAATGCCGTCGAACAGGCCATGTTGCGGCGGCGCAGCATCCGCAAGTACAAGCGCGCGCAGGTACCGGCCCACTTGATCCGGCGGATGCTGGAGGCGGGCCGCTACGCGCCCTCGCAGGGGAACTGTCAGCCGTGGAAGTTCGTGGTCGTCCGCGACGCGGAGATGATCCAGGGCATGGAAGATTTCTGCGTCGCGGCGTGCAAGAAGCTGTCACGCAGTTTGGATTACGCCACCTACCCGGCCGGCTCCTTCAAGCATTTCACCACCCGCGCCAAGGCGAAGCTGTTCAACCGTCTGCAGCCCAACATGCTGCACCCGGTACCGATGACCGCCATCACGGCCATCGCCCAAGGGCGGTTCGCCGTATTTCATCGGGCGCCGACGGTGATCCTGTTGCTCATGGACAAGCGCGGCATCGGCACGTCGGAAATCGACATCGGCATCTGCGGAACGAACATCGTGCTGGCGGCGCAGAGTCTCGGGCTCGGCACTTGCTGGATCGGGTTCTCCAAATTCCTGAACAAGAGCCGTGAGTGGTGCGCACGTTTTGGGGTCGAATCGCCGTACGAAATCTCCGAGGCGATCGCTGTGGGGTATCCGGTCGGCGACCCAACGCGCCTGATCGCGCGTGACACGCAGGAGATCACTTGGTTCGAAGGCGGAAAGAAGGACATTCTCTACTAA
- a CDS encoding 4Fe-4S dicluster domain-containing protein, which translates to MALLSKQERRHFPDWDDAAQCLFHRVEINLEACDGCRLCTVVCPANVLELFGEKGNKKARVKESFRGCASCNNCQAICEHGAIAATHPYDFVGYYRQLGRGEFSMPRKF; encoded by the coding sequence ATGGCTTTGCTCTCGAAGCAGGAACGACGTCATTTCCCGGACTGGGACGACGCGGCGCAGTGTCTCTTCCATCGCGTCGAGATCAACTTGGAGGCCTGTGACGGGTGCAGGTTGTGCACCGTCGTCTGCCCCGCCAACGTGCTCGAACTGTTTGGGGAGAAAGGCAACAAGAAGGCACGGGTCAAGGAGAGTTTTCGCGGCTGCGCCAGCTGCAACAACTGCCAGGCCATTTGCGAGCACGGCGCCATTGCCGCCACGCACCCGTACGACTTCGTCGGCTATTACCGGCAGCTCGGACGCGGGGAGTTTTCGATGCCGAGGAAGTTCTGA
- a CDS encoding DUF4258 domain-containing protein has product MKLVCWTAHALKNLADREVDRLQADHALAQPEFVTPGQPPRRIFMRRYFDTQLQQEMLVCLIVEETPDELVVVTVYRTSQIARYLKGVQP; this is encoded by the coding sequence GTGAAGCTGGTCTGCTGGACAGCGCATGCCCTCAAGAATCTCGCCGATCGTGAGGTCGATCGGCTGCAAGCCGACCACGCACTCGCACAGCCTGAGTTCGTCACGCCGGGTCAGCCGCCCCGCCGAATCTTCATGCGCCGATACTTCGATACCCAGCTGCAGCAAGAGATGCTAGTGTGTCTCATTGTGGAGGAAACGCCCGACGAACTGGTTGTGGTCACCGTGTACCGGACGTCGCAGATCGCGAGGTACCTGAAAGGGGTGCAGCCATGA
- a CDS encoding helicase-related protein, whose amino-acid sequence MIHESDTVVSRNPLYREYGVAKVLKVKNNQAKIEFAPGLFSAPPLFAHTKILRLHEIERVPDPIERADAGQWEEPWRFDFRQMAACFLTANKGGQLSNARTELLPHQIFIAHHVVASARRRFLLADEVGLGKTIEAAMVWQALLQRGQARRTLIICPAGLTVQWQEEMLDKFGEFFEIFGRDFHTINPRIWDLKTCAIASLDALKREDHKKKLLENRRWDLIVFDEAHRLSAREYGNKTEKTLNFQLAEDLKEYTDALLLVTATPHQGEENHSRFINLMKLLDDEIDFSSLGVEDLPLFREKRNGRVPYQQYILRTPKLSVTDAEGKRVFKGRNTYPLSFEMRPDERVFYEAVTAYIKSGYAIAEKLTDATQQRALGFVLTVFQKLAASSSRAIKAALTGRRMRLQDRYKKIPPPRQRELDLDERYEGEWQERNAFHTAVAGFTKNEIELLDGLIVMPVKQERKLIELLKLADRIFSESERGDREKILVFTEYRETQSMLVEALHGRYGENAVAIINGDRDIDQRRESQRAFRDDTHVHFLVSTEAGGEGINLQFCHVMVNYDLPWNPMRIEQRVGRIYRYGQQKVVQIYNFRCRATVEETVYGYLEKRLERAAAALAKVTGEEPEDIIAAMLGQLEGEIDYNEIYKRTLVEGSLEQSQKEIDDGVKRAQRAYEIATQSLFRNVASYSFDRYAQHLRSGVGLAELGELAERFLKAQRRVVKRADDGSLEFLTPDEIRSRAVKERYSRATFNRELAIRDPSVEFLALGHPFVDAMLRACGDVDFGGFSAQRRVKVGGVTPRNGYQFNFVIRSRVQRPEGEEYLFDLRTVFVTDAGKIDEQAAVLCASHYSEPENHISSPRLAIGEAYRLARSYLEETAEQIWDWDEDVSVLNVAWVALS is encoded by the coding sequence TTGATTCACGAGAGCGACACCGTTGTATCGCGCAATCCGCTCTACCGCGAGTACGGCGTCGCCAAGGTCCTCAAGGTCAAGAACAATCAGGCGAAGATCGAGTTCGCCCCCGGCTTGTTCTCGGCACCGCCCTTGTTTGCCCACACGAAGATCCTTCGATTGCATGAAATCGAGCGTGTCCCCGATCCGATCGAACGAGCGGACGCTGGGCAATGGGAGGAGCCCTGGCGCTTCGACTTCCGGCAGATGGCCGCTTGCTTTCTCACCGCCAACAAAGGCGGGCAACTCTCCAACGCTCGCACCGAACTGCTGCCACATCAGATTTTCATCGCGCACCACGTAGTCGCCAGTGCCAGGCGACGTTTCCTGCTGGCGGACGAGGTTGGCTTGGGTAAGACCATCGAGGCCGCCATGGTCTGGCAAGCGCTGCTGCAGCGCGGCCAGGCGCGCCGCACATTGATCATCTGCCCCGCCGGTCTCACCGTGCAGTGGCAGGAGGAGATGCTCGATAAGTTCGGTGAGTTCTTCGAAATCTTCGGCCGCGACTTCCACACCATCAACCCGCGCATTTGGGACCTGAAGACCTGCGCCATCGCCTCGCTGGACGCCCTCAAGCGCGAAGATCACAAGAAGAAGTTGTTGGAGAACCGCCGCTGGGACCTGATCGTCTTCGACGAGGCGCATCGGCTGAGCGCACGCGAGTACGGCAACAAGACGGAGAAGACGCTCAATTTCCAGCTTGCCGAAGACCTCAAGGAATACACCGACGCCTTGCTGCTCGTGACTGCGACGCCGCACCAAGGTGAAGAGAATCACTCGCGCTTCATCAATTTGATGAAGCTGCTCGACGACGAGATCGACTTCTCGAGCCTCGGGGTGGAGGACCTGCCGCTCTTCAGGGAAAAGCGCAACGGGCGCGTGCCGTATCAACAGTACATCTTGCGAACACCCAAGCTGAGCGTCACCGACGCCGAGGGCAAGCGCGTGTTCAAGGGGCGCAACACATATCCGTTGAGCTTCGAGATGCGTCCCGACGAGCGCGTCTTCTACGAAGCGGTCACGGCGTACATCAAGAGCGGTTACGCGATTGCCGAGAAGCTGACCGACGCCACCCAGCAACGCGCGCTCGGCTTCGTGCTGACGGTGTTCCAGAAGCTCGCCGCCAGTTCGAGCCGGGCCATCAAGGCGGCGCTGACGGGCAGGCGGATGCGCCTGCAAGATCGCTACAAGAAGATCCCACCGCCGCGGCAACGGGAGTTGGACCTCGACGAGCGCTACGAGGGTGAGTGGCAAGAGCGAAACGCCTTCCACACTGCCGTCGCTGGCTTCACGAAGAACGAGATCGAGCTGCTCGACGGGCTGATCGTGATGCCGGTGAAGCAGGAGCGCAAGTTGATCGAATTGCTCAAACTGGCGGATCGCATTTTCAGTGAGAGCGAGCGTGGCGATCGGGAGAAGATCCTGGTGTTCACCGAGTACCGCGAAACGCAGTCGATGTTGGTCGAGGCGCTGCACGGGCGATACGGTGAGAACGCCGTGGCGATCATCAACGGCGACCGCGATATCGACCAGCGTCGCGAGAGTCAGCGAGCGTTTCGCGACGACACTCACGTACACTTCCTGGTATCCACCGAAGCCGGCGGCGAAGGCATCAACCTCCAGTTCTGCCACGTGATGGTCAACTACGACTTGCCGTGGAATCCGATGCGTATCGAGCAACGTGTCGGCCGCATCTATCGCTACGGCCAGCAGAAGGTCGTGCAGATCTACAACTTCCGCTGCCGCGCAACCGTTGAGGAAACCGTGTACGGGTACCTGGAGAAACGCTTAGAGCGCGCGGCCGCCGCACTGGCCAAGGTCACGGGCGAAGAGCCCGAGGATATCATCGCCGCCATGCTCGGGCAGTTGGAGGGGGAGATCGATTACAACGAGATCTACAAACGTACGCTTGTGGAGGGGTCGTTGGAGCAGTCGCAGAAGGAGATCGACGACGGCGTCAAACGCGCCCAGCGCGCGTACGAAATCGCTACGCAGAGCTTGTTCCGCAACGTGGCAAGCTATTCTTTCGACCGCTACGCACAGCATCTCCGCAGCGGGGTGGGGCTCGCTGAGCTGGGCGAACTGGCAGAGCGCTTCCTCAAGGCGCAACGGCGCGTCGTGAAGCGGGCTGATGACGGCTCTTTAGAATTCCTGACGCCCGACGAGATCCGTTCGCGTGCGGTGAAGGAACGTTACTCACGTGCGACCTTCAACCGCGAGCTTGCGATCCGCGATCCGAGCGTTGAGTTCCTCGCCTTGGGCCATCCGTTCGTCGATGCGATGCTCCGAGCGTGCGGCGACGTGGATTTCGGCGGCTTCAGCGCGCAACGCCGAGTGAAGGTCGGAGGAGTGACTCCCAGGAACGGCTACCAATTCAACTTCGTGATCCGCAGCAGGGTCCAACGGCCGGAAGGCGAAGAGTACCTGTTTGACCTTCGGACTGTGTTTGTGACCGACGCCGGAAAGATCGACGAGCAGGCAGCGGTGCTGTGCGCATCGCACTACAGTGAGCCGGAGAACCATATCTCCTCACCGCGACTGGCAATCGGCGAGGCGTATCGGCTCGCTCGCAGCTATCTTGAAGAGACGGCCGAGCAGATCTGGGATTGGGACGAGGACGTGAGCGTGCTGAACGTGGCATGGGTGGCGCTGAGTTGA
- a CDS encoding DUF2283 domain-containing protein — translation MKVTYDEETDTLTIALRSERIKESDEVRPGVIADFGYDGGIVRFEILQASKVVEKAREIQFAVGE, via the coding sequence ATGAAGGTCACATACGACGAGGAAACCGATACCCTAACGATCGCGCTCCGCAGCGAGCGAATCAAGGAGAGTGACGAGGTACGCCCCGGCGTCATCGCGGACTTCGGCTACGACGGTGGCATCGTCCGCTTCGAGATCCTCCAAGCTTCCAAGGTCGTCGAGAAGGCGCGCGAGATCCAGTTTGCCGTTGGCGAGTAG
- a CDS encoding phenylacetate--CoA ligase family protein translates to MIDRPYWNMEIEPHLGTERIQALQLDRLRQRVGQLFEHAPYFRKQMEACGVRDSRDIKTLDDWARALPPFTKEHFRALFVECGMDIYRFLDEVLPVPLSDLVCMAATSGTTGEPQPYPLTRSDIEQLWGESLRRMRWRCGVRPGDRLVHAFALSMFLAGVPALQFNADDGVMCIPVGAEAGVARILTTARIFRGNVISCTPSLAEHMIERAPEVLGTPISSLGIRILMCGGEPGAGIPEVRQRIESAYGGKLFDAGAGLGCSCDYPEYQGMHSIADDLAIYELVDTDTLDPIPLTDGATGQAVFTSLVGGGMGWTRLTMGDIHQVTTSPCPCGATGFRYRIMGRVDDMLKVKGVIVYPAAIDSVITSFIPRVTGEFRICLDEPPPRVVPPLKLRIERGEQTAESALPDLEAEMLKAMKERLKLTPQIAWLAPNELERSAHKTRFIEVRK, encoded by the coding sequence ATGATCGACCGACCGTACTGGAACATGGAGATCGAGCCGCACCTCGGCACCGAACGCATCCAGGCCCTGCAGCTCGATCGGCTGCGCCAGCGGGTCGGCCAGCTTTTCGAGCACGCGCCGTACTTTCGCAAACAGATGGAGGCGTGCGGCGTGCGCGACAGCCGCGACATCAAGACGCTCGACGATTGGGCCCGCGCACTGCCGCCGTTCACCAAGGAACACTTCCGTGCGCTGTTCGTGGAATGCGGCATGGACATCTACCGCTTCCTGGACGAGGTTCTCCCAGTACCGCTCTCGGACCTGGTATGCATGGCCGCCACCTCCGGCACCACGGGAGAGCCACAGCCCTATCCGCTCACACGCTCCGACATCGAGCAGCTGTGGGGCGAATCCCTGCGGCGGATGCGTTGGCGCTGCGGGGTGCGTCCCGGCGATCGGCTGGTGCACGCCTTCGCCCTGTCGATGTTTCTCGCCGGCGTGCCGGCGCTGCAATTCAACGCCGACGACGGCGTGATGTGCATTCCCGTCGGCGCCGAGGCCGGCGTCGCCCGCATTCTGACCACCGCGCGCATCTTCCGCGGCAATGTGATCTCGTGCACACCGTCCCTGGCCGAGCACATGATCGAGCGCGCGCCCGAGGTCTTGGGCACCCCGATCTCGTCGCTGGGCATCCGTATCCTGATGTGTGGCGGCGAGCCCGGCGCCGGCATTCCCGAAGTACGCCAGCGCATCGAGTCGGCATACGGCGGCAAACTCTTCGACGCCGGCGCCGGCCTGGGATGCTCGTGCGATTACCCGGAGTATCAAGGCATGCACTCGATCGCCGACGACCTGGCGATTTACGAGCTGGTGGACACCGACACCCTCGATCCGATCCCGCTCACCGACGGCGCCACCGGCCAAGCGGTGTTCACGTCGCTCGTCGGCGGCGGTATGGGCTGGACTCGCCTCACCATGGGCGATATTCACCAGGTGACGACATCACCGTGCCCGTGCGGCGCCACCGGCTTTCGCTACCGCATCATGGGCCGCGTCGACGACATGCTGAAGGTCAAAGGGGTCATCGTCTATCCGGCGGCAATCGACAGCGTGATCACCAGCTTCATCCCGCGGGTCACCGGCGAGTTCCGCATTTGCCTTGACGAGCCGCCGCCGCGCGTCGTGCCGCCGCTGAAGCTGCGCATCGAGCGCGGCGAGCAGACGGCGGAGTCCGCCCTGCCGGATCTCGAAGCGGAAATGCTGAAGGCGATGAAGGAGCGCCTCAAGCTTACGCCGCAGATTGCATGGCTGGCCCCAAACGAGCTCGAACGCAGTGCACACAAGACGCGATTCATCGAGGTGAGAAAATAG